From a single Anomaloglossus baeobatrachus isolate aAnoBae1 chromosome 4, aAnoBae1.hap1, whole genome shotgun sequence genomic region:
- the LOC142301829 gene encoding protein kinase C delta type-like: protein MEYLSGGDLRDYLTLNAPLPISATRFIVAELICGLQFLHSRGIIHRDLKPDNILLDRTGHLKIADFGTAVMNIFGDTKTSDLVGTYIYRAPEIFLEKPYNTAVDWFSAGVVIYEMATGSHPFYEGEFDETTIKAIINDDPAFPKKMDPQLKAIIKGLLDKDPDSRQKFVDNIRDHPFFKKIKWTDIEEARACPPFQLPSREVMTLYKMKHVPSFTKAIKPPIAEEDQKLFCGFTFASDGWKVIKPIPKPAKPHRRTFSSIVKDVFHGIWRRIKRWK, encoded by the exons ATGGAATATCTCAGTGGAGGAGACCTTAGAGACTACCTGACACTCAATGCCCCACTTCCCATTTCAGCCACCAG ATTTATTGTagctgagctgatctgtgggctgcagtttctccactccagaggcatcatacacag AGACCTAAAACCAGACAACATTTTACTGGACAGAACCGGTCACTTGAAGATTGCTGATTTCGGTACTGCAGTGATGAACATCTTTGGCGATACAAAGACTTCAGATTTGGTTGGAACCTATATATACAGGGCTCCTGAG ATTTTTCTAGAGAAGCCCTACAACACagcagtggactggttctctgctggtgtgGTGATATACGAGATGGCTACTGGCAGCCATCCATTCTATGAAGGTGAATTTGATGAGACCACCATTAAAGCAATAATCAATGATGATCCCGCCTTCCCAAAGAAAATGGATCCCCAACTCAAAGCCATTATTAAGGGG CTCTTGGATAAGGACCCAGATAGTCGGCAGAAATTTGTGGACAACATAAGAGATCATCCATTCTTTAAGAAGATCAAATGGACAGATATAGAGGAAGCCAGAGCGTGTCCACCATTCCAGCTACCCTCT CGAGAAGTGATGACATTATATAAAATGAAACATGTCCCGTCCTTCACCAAAGCCATTAAACCACCAATAGCTGAAGAAGATCAAAAACTCTTCTGTGGATTTACGTTTGCCAGTGATGGATGGAAGGTCATAAAACCGATACCAAAACCGGCAAAACCCCATCGCAG GACATTTAGCAGTATTGTGAAGGACGTCTTCCATGGGATCTGGAGAAGGATAAAACGCTGGAAGTGA
- the LOC142301827 gene encoding protein kinase C delta type-like, producing MESLRKRKGESIDEVPKKRKIESSEGEKDGTNQSIMKSSKRPGSPIQECIENKRKRGEVMVDKADDGSSVSPKADTKQLARSTPAESPIIVTGLESFTFHKIIGEGGFGKVMLATHNTCKQKVAVKMVKKRLLIEDSRDDVLIERQVLEMTRKSPFITRAFSTFQSQDYVFYVMEYLSGGDLRDYLTLNAPLPISATRFIVAELICGLQFLHSRGIIHRDLKPDNILLDRTGHLKIADFGTAVMNIFGDTKTSDLVGTYIYRAPEIFLEKPYNTAVDWFSAGVVIYEMATGSHPFYEGEFDETTIKAIINDDPAFPKKMDPQLKAIIKGLLDKDPDSRQKFVDNIRDHPFFKKIKWTDIEEARACPPFQLPSREVMTLYKMKHVPSFTKAIKPPIAEEDQKLFCGFTFASDGWKVIKPIPKPAKPHRRTFSSIVKDVFHGIWRRIKRWK from the exons gcatagatgaggtgccaaaaaaaagaaaaatagaatcatcagagggtgaaaaagatggcaccaaccaaagcattatgaagtcttcaaaaagacctggaagcccgatacaggagtgTATCGAGAAcaagaggaaaaggggagaagTGATGGTggacaaagctgatgatggatccagcgtgtCCCCCAAAGCTGACACTAAGCAGCTGGCAA GGTCAACTCCAGCTGAATCTCCCATCATTGTGACTGGGctggagagcttcaccttccataaaatAATTGGAGAGGGtggatttggtaaa GTCATGTTGGCCACACATAATACCTGCAAACAAAAAGTGGCAGTGAAGATGGTGAAGAAGAGGCTCCTAATTGAGGACTCAAGAGACGACGTACTGATAGAGCGACAGGTCctggagatgactaggaagagtccattTATTACTCGGGCCTTttccaccttccagtcccag GACTACGTGTTCTACGTCATGGAATATCTCAGTGGAGGAGACCTTAGAGACTACCTGACACTCAATGCCCCACTTCCCATTTCAGCCACCAG ATTTATTGTagctgagctgatctgtgggctgcagtttctccactccagaggcatcatacacag AGACCTAAAACCAGACAACATTTTACTGGACAGAACCGGTCACTTGAAGATTGCTGATTTCGGTACTGCAGTGATGAACATCTTTGGCGATACAAAGACTTCAGATTTGGTTGGAACCTATATATACAGGGCTCCTGAG ATTTTTCTAGAGAAGCCCTACAACACagcagtggactggttctctgctggtgtgGTGATATACGAGATGGCTACTGGCAGCCATCCATTCTATGAAGGTGAATTTGATGAGACCACCATTAAAGCAATAATCAATGATGATCCCGCCTTCCCAAAGAAAATGGATCCCCAACTCAAAGCCATTATTAAGGGG CTCTTGGATAAGGACCCAGATAGTCGGCAGAAATTTGTGGACAACATAAGAGATCATCCATTCTTTAAGAAGATCAAATGGACAGATATAGAGGAAGCCAGAGCGTGTCCACCATTCCAGCTACCCTCT CGAGAAGTGATGACATTATATAAAATGAAACATGTCCCGTCCTTCACCAAAGCCATTAAACCACCAATAGCTGAAGAAGATCAAAAACTCTTCTGTGGATTTACGTTTGCCAGTGATGGATGGAAGGTCATAAAACCGATACCAAAACCGGCAAAACCCCATCGCAG GACATTTAGCAGTATTGTGAAGGACGTCTTCCATGGGATCTGGAGAAGGATAAAACGCTGGAAGTGA